In Streptomyces violaceusniger Tu 4113, one DNA window encodes the following:
- the proB gene encoding glutamate 5-kinase, whose amino-acid sequence MAEQDGSAVRDEVAAARRIVVKIGSSSLTTAAGGLDADRVDALVDVLAKVLDGDGKGDGGRDGDGKGGDGKGGANGKEIVLVSSGAIAAGLAPLGLDRRPRDLARQQAAASVGQGLLVARYTASFARYGRRVGQVLLTTDDTSRRAHYRNATRTLDQLLAMGALPIVNENDTVATDEIRFGDNDRLAALVAHLVRADLLVLLSDVDGLYDGDPRTPGTSRIEEVRGPEDLDGVSIGSAGRSGVGTGGMVTKVEAARIATAAGVPVVLTSASRAGDALLGRRTGTFFHRTGRRSANRLLWLAHASAPRGALTLDDGAVRAVVERRTSLLPAGIAAVEGEFTAGDPVELRDAQGRPVARGLVNFDAKEIPQLIGRSTRDLARELGPAYEREVVHRDDLVLLD is encoded by the coding sequence GTGGCGGAGCAGGACGGGTCGGCCGTACGGGACGAGGTGGCCGCCGCCCGGAGGATCGTGGTCAAGATCGGTTCGTCCTCCCTCACCACCGCGGCGGGGGGGCTGGACGCGGACCGTGTGGACGCGCTGGTCGATGTGCTCGCCAAGGTGCTCGACGGCGACGGTAAGGGCGACGGCGGCAGGGACGGCGACGGTAAGGGCGGCGACGGCAAGGGCGGCGCGAACGGCAAGGAGATAGTGCTGGTCTCCTCCGGTGCCATCGCGGCCGGGCTGGCGCCGCTGGGCCTGGACCGGCGCCCCCGCGACCTCGCCCGCCAGCAGGCGGCCGCGAGCGTCGGGCAGGGGCTCCTGGTGGCCCGCTACACCGCCTCCTTCGCGCGCTACGGGCGCCGGGTCGGCCAGGTGCTGCTCACCACGGACGACACCAGCCGCCGCGCCCACTACCGCAACGCCACCCGCACCCTGGACCAGCTACTGGCCATGGGCGCGCTGCCGATCGTCAACGAGAACGACACGGTGGCCACGGACGAGATCCGGTTCGGTGACAACGACCGGCTCGCGGCCCTGGTCGCCCATCTCGTACGGGCGGATCTGCTGGTGCTGCTCTCCGATGTGGACGGCCTGTACGACGGGGACCCCAGGACCCCCGGCACCTCCCGGATCGAGGAGGTCCGGGGCCCCGAGGACCTGGACGGTGTCTCCATCGGCAGCGCGGGCCGCTCCGGGGTGGGCACCGGCGGCATGGTCACCAAGGTCGAGGCGGCCCGGATCGCCACCGCGGCCGGGGTCCCGGTGGTGCTCACCTCCGCCAGCCGGGCCGGTGACGCCCTGCTCGGCCGCCGTACGGGCACGTTCTTCCACCGCACCGGCCGCCGCTCCGCGAACCGGCTGCTGTGGCTCGCCCACGCCTCCGCGCCGCGTGGCGCCCTGACCCTGGACGACGGCGCGGTACGGGCCGTCGTGGAGCGGCGCACCTCGCTGCTGCCGGCCGGGATCGCGGCCGTGGAGGGCGAATTCACCGCCGGTGACCCGGTCGAGCTGCGGGACGCCCAGGGCCGCCCCGTGGCCCGTGGGCTGGTGAACTTCGACGCCAAGGAGATTCCCCAGTTGATCGGCCGCTCGACCCGGGACCTGGCCCGGGAGCTCGGCCCGGCCTACGAGCGCGAAGTGGTCCACCGCGACGACCTCGTCCTCCTGGACTGA
- a CDS encoding glutamate-5-semialdehyde dehydrogenase, with translation MTSAPTSPLTDPWPKSPVLQAAYRSRAAAADLAPLPRAVKDDALLAMADALEVRTKEIVEANAADVERAREAGTSDAIVDRLTLTPERVRAIASDVRDVIALPDPVGEVLRGSTLPNGIDLRQVRVPLGVVGIIYEARPNVTVDAAALCLKSGNAVLLRGSSSASHSNAALVRVLRDAVGGAGLPADAVQLVPGESRESVRELMRARGLVDVLIPRGGASLIRTVVEESTVPVIETGTGNCHVYVDADADLDMAVAILVNSKAQRPSVCNAAETLLVHQDIAPRFLPRALEALAEAGVTVHADERVMALAEGSKATVVPAVIDDWETEYLSYDIAAGVVDSLDAAVSHIRLWSSGHTEAIVTNSQQAARRFTQLVDSATVAVNASTRFTDGGQFGFGAEIGISTQKLHARGPMALPELTSTKYIVTGDGHTR, from the coding sequence ATGACCAGCGCACCCACGTCGCCGCTCACCGACCCCTGGCCGAAGTCCCCGGTCCTCCAGGCCGCCTACCGGTCCCGGGCCGCGGCCGCCGATCTCGCGCCACTGCCGCGCGCCGTCAAGGACGACGCGCTGCTCGCGATGGCCGACGCCCTGGAGGTGCGCACCAAGGAGATCGTCGAGGCAAACGCGGCCGATGTGGAGCGGGCCCGCGAGGCCGGCACCAGCGACGCCATCGTCGACCGGCTGACGCTCACCCCCGAGCGGGTGCGGGCCATCGCCTCCGATGTCCGCGATGTGATCGCGCTGCCCGACCCGGTCGGCGAGGTGCTGCGCGGCTCCACGCTGCCCAATGGGATCGACCTGCGCCAGGTGCGCGTTCCGCTCGGTGTCGTCGGGATCATCTACGAGGCCCGGCCGAACGTGACGGTGGACGCCGCGGCGCTCTGCCTGAAGTCGGGCAACGCGGTGCTGCTGCGTGGCTCCTCGTCGGCGTCCCACTCCAACGCCGCGCTGGTGAGGGTCCTGCGCGACGCCGTCGGCGGCGCGGGGCTGCCCGCGGACGCGGTACAGCTGGTCCCGGGCGAGAGCCGGGAGTCGGTGCGTGAGCTGATGCGCGCCCGCGGCCTGGTGGACGTGCTGATCCCGCGCGGCGGCGCGTCCCTCATCCGTACGGTCGTCGAGGAGTCCACGGTCCCGGTCATCGAGACCGGCACCGGCAACTGCCATGTGTACGTGGACGCCGACGCCGACCTCGACATGGCGGTCGCGATCCTGGTGAACTCCAAGGCCCAGCGGCCGAGCGTGTGCAACGCGGCGGAGACGCTGCTGGTGCACCAGGACATCGCCCCCCGGTTCCTGCCCCGCGCCCTGGAGGCGCTGGCCGAGGCGGGGGTCACGGTCCACGCGGACGAGCGCGTCATGGCGCTCGCGGAGGGCTCCAAGGCCACGGTGGTCCCGGCGGTGATCGACGACTGGGAGACCGAGTACCTCTCGTACGACATCGCGGCGGGCGTCGTGGACTCCCTGGACGCCGCGGTGAGCCACATCCGCCTGTGGTCCTCCGGGCACACGGAGGCCATCGTCACCAACTCCCAGCAGGCCGCCCGCCGCTTCACCCAGCTCGTGGACTCCGCCACGGTCGCCGTGAACGCCTCCACGCGGTTCACCGACGGCGGGCAGTTCGGCTTCGGCGCCGAGATCGGCATCTCCACCCAGAAGCTGCACGCCCGGGGACCCATGGCGCTGCCCGAGCTGACATCGACGAAGTACATCGTCACCGGCGACGGCCACACCCGCTGA
- the rpmA gene encoding 50S ribosomal protein L27, with protein sequence MAHKKGASSTRNGRDSNAQRLGVKRFGGQTVNAGEILVRQRGTHFHPGTGVGRGGDDTLFALAAGAVQFGTSRGRKVVNIVPVAE encoded by the coding sequence ATGGCACATAAGAAGGGCGCATCGTCCACTCGGAACGGTCGCGACTCCAACGCCCAGCGGCTCGGCGTCAAGCGCTTCGGCGGCCAGACCGTCAACGCGGGCGAGATCCTGGTCCGCCAGCGCGGCACGCACTTCCACCCGGGCACGGGTGTCGGCCGCGGCGGCGATGACACGCTGTTCGCGCTGGCCGCCGGTGCGGTGCAGTTCGGCACCAGCCGGGGCCGCAAGGTCGTGAACATCGTCCCCGTCGCTGAGTAA
- a CDS encoding M48 family metallopeptidase has product MSDTHETGGGSGTGDAREHVPSREQRRFPGISSRAYEHPADRSALVALRKLTGFDMVFKAMSGLLPERSLRLLYLSDSVRVSDRQFAHLHDMLRDACYILDLERVPAMYVTQNPQPTAMCIGMDAPIIVISTGLVELLDEEEMRAVIGHEVGHALSGHSVYRTILLFLTSLALKVAWIPLGNVAVLALVTALREWFRKSELSADRAGLLVGQDLRASMRGLMKLAGGHHLHEMNVDAFLEQAEEYESSGDLRDSVLKIMNMLPRSHPFTTVRAAELKKWAATRDYQRLMDGHYPRRDEDRDASVSDSIRDSASHYAESVRNSKDPLFAFVRDVAGGAGDLGGKLRDRFTGGGGKQGGETPEEGATPGDGPQEPQGGTESAQDHRPGDGPEERPGNERPGNDDGPGNGDTPPQR; this is encoded by the coding sequence ATGAGCGACACTCATGAGACCGGCGGCGGAAGCGGGACGGGAGACGCCCGGGAGCATGTGCCCAGCCGGGAGCAGCGGCGGTTCCCCGGGATCTCCTCACGGGCGTACGAACATCCGGCGGACCGCTCCGCGCTGGTCGCGCTGCGCAAGCTGACCGGCTTCGACATGGTCTTCAAGGCGATGAGCGGTCTGCTGCCCGAGCGGAGTCTGCGGCTGCTCTACCTGTCCGATTCGGTGCGGGTCAGCGACCGGCAGTTCGCCCATCTTCACGACATGCTGCGGGACGCCTGCTACATCCTGGACCTGGAGCGGGTCCCGGCCATGTACGTCACCCAGAACCCGCAGCCGACCGCGATGTGCATCGGCATGGACGCGCCGATCATCGTGATCTCCACCGGTCTGGTCGAGCTGCTCGACGAGGAGGAGATGCGGGCGGTCATCGGCCATGAGGTGGGCCATGCGCTGTCGGGACACTCGGTCTACCGGACGATACTGCTGTTCCTCACCAGCCTCGCGCTGAAGGTCGCCTGGATCCCCCTCGGCAATGTGGCGGTGCTGGCGCTGGTGACGGCGCTGCGGGAGTGGTTCCGCAAGTCGGAGCTGTCGGCGGACCGGGCGGGGCTGCTGGTCGGGCAGGATCTGCGGGCCTCGATGCGCGGGCTGATGAAGCTCGCGGGCGGCCACCACCTCCATGAGATGAACGTGGACGCCTTCCTGGAGCAGGCGGAGGAGTACGAGTCGAGCGGCGATCTGCGGGACTCCGTCCTCAAGATCATGAACATGCTGCCGCGCAGCCATCCGTTCACCACCGTGCGCGCGGCCGAGCTCAAGAAGTGGGCCGCGACCCGCGACTACCAGCGGCTCATGGACGGCCACTACCCGCGTCGCGACGAGGACAGGGACGCGTCGGTCAGCGACTCGATCCGGGATTCCGCGAGCCACTACGCGGAGTCGGTGCGCAACAGCAAGGATCCGCTGTTCGCCTTCGTCAGGGACGTGGCGGGCGGCGCCGGGGACCTGGGCGGCAAGCTGCGCGACCGGTTCACGGGTGGCGGGGGCAAGCAGGGCGGGGAGACCCCCGAGGAGGGCGCCACGCCCGGGGACGGGCCCCAGGAGCCCCAGGGCGGGACTGAGAGTGCTCAGGACCACCGGCCCGGGGACGGACCGGAAGAGCGGCCGGGGAACGAGCGGCCGGGGAACGACGACGGGCCCGGGAACGGGGACACCCCGCCGCAGCGCTGA
- the nadD gene encoding nicotinate-nucleotide adenylyltransferase: MEEEKGSGKRRLGVMGGTFDPVHHGHLVAASEVASQFHLDEVVFVPTGQPWQKSHKKVSPAEDRYLMTVIATASNPQFSVSRIDIDRGGPTYTTDTLRDLRALNGDADLFFITGADALAQILTWRDAEELFSLAHFIGVTRPGHILADPGLPEGGVSLVEVPALAISSSDCRARVAHGDPVWYLVPDGVVRYIDKRELYRHDC, encoded by the coding sequence ATGGAAGAGGAGAAAGGGTCCGGCAAGCGGCGACTAGGCGTGATGGGCGGGACATTCGACCCGGTCCACCACGGTCACCTGGTCGCGGCGAGCGAGGTGGCCTCGCAGTTCCACCTCGATGAGGTGGTGTTCGTGCCCACCGGTCAGCCCTGGCAGAAGAGCCATAAGAAGGTCTCCCCGGCCGAGGACCGCTATCTGATGACGGTCATCGCGACCGCGTCGAATCCGCAATTCTCGGTCAGCCGTATCGACATCGACCGCGGCGGCCCCACCTACACCACCGACACGCTCCGGGACCTACGCGCGCTCAACGGTGACGCGGATCTGTTCTTCATCACCGGGGCCGACGCACTCGCCCAGATCCTCACCTGGCGTGACGCCGAAGAGCTCTTCTCGCTGGCCCACTTCATCGGGGTGACCAGACCGGGGCACATACTGGCCGACCCGGGGCTGCCGGAGGGCGGGGTGTCGCTGGTGGAGGTTCCGGCACTGGCGATCTCGTCATCGGACTGCCGGGCGCGGGTCGCTCATGGCGACCCCGTCTGGTACCTGGTGCCGGACGGCGTGGTGCGCTACATCGACAAGCGCGAGCTGTACCGGCACGACTGCTGA
- a CDS encoding LCP family protein, producing MNDRQDPYEPYAQDPYGQEPQIYGYDAYGRPVYQPQAAQQQSYDPYAQQQPQQQPQQQYGEQQQQDGYGYDPYAQPQHHQPQQPQQQHTQTQSYDPYAQEEQQQHQHQQQQYQQQPQQYHQQQQQQQQQQQGYGYGYPPAAAPAAVPPQREPNPYEELSPEQLRGGPEAPPAGEPRSAQPKRPGAPGGPGGPGDSDEEEYHTEQFSFVEEEDEESDDVIDWLKFAETRSERRDERRRKGRNRVIALVVVLVIAAAGGVGYLWYAGKLPGLSDSAEDQAAAGGPQKRDVIVVHLRETKGGGTSTALLVDNETTKKGTTVLLPNSLSVSTEDGASTTLGKSVTGEGSDATRDSLSTLLGSKIQGTWRLDTPYLENLVELVGGITLDTDATVPSPQKGEDPLVKQGKDQILSGQAAVAYATYRGPGEAQSKQLARFGQVMQAALKKVSSDTKGATSTVESLAQIPDPSLSEQQLGASLAKLAGQAKSGAYDTAMLPVQSDGTLSSQATDHVVKDILGGTVKNTDKNTAPRVSVTNAGGPKDGSGAARVALVNGGFTVVTATEGGGTPQSASRVTYADAAQAGQAKEVAKTLGLPETAVRKGKGAANADITVLLGSDYDAKG from the coding sequence GTGAACGACCGGCAGGATCCGTACGAGCCGTACGCACAGGACCCGTATGGCCAGGAGCCGCAGATCTACGGCTATGACGCCTATGGGCGTCCCGTCTACCAGCCGCAGGCGGCACAGCAGCAGAGTTACGACCCGTACGCCCAGCAACAGCCGCAGCAACAGCCGCAGCAACAGTACGGGGAGCAACAGCAGCAGGACGGGTACGGCTACGACCCCTACGCCCAGCCGCAGCATCACCAGCCCCAGCAGCCTCAGCAGCAGCACACCCAGACGCAGAGTTACGACCCGTACGCCCAGGAAGAGCAACAGCAGCATCAGCACCAACAACAGCAGTACCAACAGCAGCCGCAGCAGTACCACCAGCAACAGCAACAGCAACAGCAACAGCAACAGGGCTACGGCTATGGCTATCCACCGGCCGCCGCGCCTGCCGCCGTCCCCCCGCAGCGAGAGCCCAACCCCTACGAGGAGCTGAGCCCGGAGCAGTTGCGCGGCGGGCCCGAGGCGCCTCCGGCCGGGGAGCCCCGGTCCGCGCAGCCGAAGCGGCCTGGGGCGCCCGGGGGGCCAGGGGGCCCCGGGGATTCCGATGAGGAGGAGTACCACACCGAGCAGTTCTCCTTCGTCGAGGAGGAGGACGAGGAATCCGACGATGTCATCGACTGGCTGAAGTTCGCCGAGACCCGTTCCGAGCGCCGTGACGAGCGCCGCCGTAAGGGTCGCAACCGCGTCATCGCGCTCGTCGTGGTCCTGGTCATCGCCGCGGCGGGCGGTGTCGGCTACCTCTGGTACGCGGGCAAGCTCCCGGGGCTGTCCGACAGCGCCGAGGACCAGGCGGCCGCGGGGGGCCCGCAGAAGCGCGATGTGATCGTCGTCCATCTGCGCGAGACCAAGGGCGGCGGCACCTCCACGGCCCTGCTGGTGGACAACGAGACCACCAAGAAGGGCACCACCGTCCTGCTGCCGAACTCGCTGTCCGTCTCCACCGAGGACGGCGCCTCCACCACGCTCGGCAAGTCGGTGACCGGCGAGGGCTCCGACGCCACCCGGGACTCCCTGAGCACCCTGCTGGGTTCGAAGATCCAGGGCACCTGGCGGCTGGACACGCCCTATCTGGAGAACCTCGTGGAGTTGGTCGGCGGGATCACCCTCGACACCGACGCGACCGTCCCCAGCCCCCAGAAGGGCGAGGATCCCCTGGTCAAGCAGGGCAAGGACCAGATCCTGAGCGGCCAGGCGGCCGTGGCGTACGCCACTTACCGCGGGCCCGGCGAGGCACAGTCCAAGCAGCTCGCGCGGTTCGGGCAGGTCATGCAGGCGGCGTTGAAGAAGGTCTCCAGCGATACGAAGGGCGCCACCAGCACCGTGGAGTCGCTGGCCCAGATCCCCGACCCGTCGCTGTCCGAGCAGCAGCTCGGCGCGTCGCTGGCGAAGCTGGCCGGGCAGGCCAAGAGCGGTGCGTACGACACCGCCATGCTGCCGGTCCAGTCGGACGGGACGCTCAGCAGCCAGGCGACCGACCATGTGGTCAAGGACATCCTGGGCGGCACGGTCAAGAACACCGACAAGAACACCGCGCCCCGGGTCAGCGTGACCAACGCCGGAGGCCCCAAGGACGGGTCGGGCGCCGCGCGGGTCGCGCTGGTCAATGGCGGCTTTACGGTCGTCACGGCCACCGAGGGCGGCGGTACGCCGCAGTCGGCCTCGCGGGTGACCTACGCGGACGCCGCACAGGCGGGCCAGGCCAAGGAGGTCGCCAAGACGCTCGGGCTGCCGGAGACGGCGGTGCGGAAGGGCAAGGGCGCGGCCAACGCGGACATCACGGTCCTCCTCGGCTCGGACTACGACGCCAAGGGCTGA
- the rplU gene encoding 50S ribosomal protein L21 — protein MYAIVRTGGRQQKVAVGDVIEVDRLASNKVGDTVELSTLLVVDGDAVTSDPWVLAGVTVHAEVVDHHKGEKIDILKYKNKTGYRKRIGHRQLHTALKITGIDSAAK, from the coding sequence GTGTACGCAATCGTGCGCACCGGCGGCCGCCAGCAGAAGGTGGCCGTGGGCGATGTCATCGAGGTCGACCGTCTGGCCAGCAACAAGGTCGGCGACACCGTCGAGCTCTCGACTCTGCTCGTTGTCGACGGCGATGCCGTCACCAGCGACCCGTGGGTGCTGGCCGGCGTGACGGTTCACGCCGAGGTCGTTGATCACCACAAGGGTGAAAAGATCGACATCCTGAAGTACAAGAACAAGACCGGTTACCGGAAGCGGATCGGCCACCGCCAGCTGCACACCGCGCTGAAGATCACCGGCATCGACTCGGCTGCGAAGTAA
- the obgE gene encoding GTPase ObgE — MTTFVDRVELHVAAGNGGHGCASVHREKFKPLGGPDGGNGGRGGDVILVVDQSVTTLLDYHHSPHRKATNGKPGEGGNRSGKDGTDLILPVPDGTVVLDKQGNVLADLIGQGTTYIAAQGGRGGLGNAALASARRKAPGFALLGEPGHAGDVVLELKTVADVALVGYPSAGKSSLISVLSAAKPKIADYPFTTLVPNLGVVTAGSTVYTIADVPGLIPGASQGKGLGLEFLRHVERCSVLVHVLDTAALESERDPLTDLDVIEAELAQYGGLGDRPRVVVLNKVDIPDGQDLADIIRPELEARGYQVLEVSAVAHLGLKELSFALAQIVAEARAAKPQEEATRIVIRPKAVDDAGFKVVAEEGFYRVLGEKPERWVRQTDFANDEAVGYLADRLARLGVEEELVKAGAHSGDEVVIGPVDDAVVFDWEPSLATGAEMLGRRGEDHRFDAPRPATQRRRERDVERDEAEEEYDAFKPF; from the coding sequence ATGACCACCTTCGTGGACCGCGTCGAACTGCACGTCGCCGCGGGTAACGGGGGCCACGGCTGCGCCTCCGTGCACCGCGAGAAGTTCAAGCCGCTCGGGGGGCCGGACGGGGGCAACGGCGGCCGTGGCGGCGATGTGATCCTGGTCGTGGACCAGTCGGTCACCACGCTCCTCGACTACCACCACAGCCCCCACCGCAAGGCCACCAACGGCAAGCCCGGCGAGGGCGGGAACCGCTCCGGCAAGGACGGCACCGATCTGATCCTGCCGGTCCCGGACGGCACCGTCGTCCTAGACAAGCAGGGCAACGTCCTGGCCGATCTGATCGGGCAGGGCACCACCTACATCGCCGCCCAGGGCGGCCGCGGCGGCCTCGGCAACGCCGCGCTCGCCTCGGCCCGCCGTAAGGCCCCCGGCTTCGCGCTGCTGGGTGAGCCGGGTCACGCCGGGGACGTCGTCCTCGAGCTCAAGACCGTCGCGGACGTGGCCCTCGTCGGCTACCCGAGCGCCGGCAAGTCGTCGCTGATCTCGGTGCTTTCGGCGGCCAAGCCGAAGATCGCCGACTATCCGTTCACCACGCTGGTGCCCAACCTCGGTGTGGTCACGGCCGGTTCGACCGTCTACACCATCGCGGACGTCCCCGGCCTGATCCCCGGCGCCAGCCAGGGCAAGGGCCTCGGCCTGGAGTTCCTGCGCCATGTCGAGCGCTGCTCGGTGCTGGTGCATGTGCTGGACACCGCGGCCCTGGAGTCCGAGCGCGATCCGCTGACCGACCTCGATGTCATCGAGGCGGAGCTGGCCCAGTACGGCGGTCTGGGCGACCGGCCGCGGGTCGTCGTGCTCAACAAGGTCGACATCCCCGACGGCCAGGACCTCGCCGACATCATCCGGCCCGAACTGGAGGCCCGCGGCTACCAGGTCCTCGAGGTCTCGGCGGTCGCCCATCTCGGCCTCAAGGAGCTGTCCTTCGCCCTGGCGCAGATCGTCGCGGAGGCGCGGGCGGCCAAGCCGCAGGAGGAGGCGACCCGGATCGTCATCCGGCCGAAGGCCGTGGACGACGCGGGCTTCAAGGTCGTCGCCGAGGAGGGCTTCTACCGCGTGCTGGGCGAGAAGCCCGAACGCTGGGTCCGCCAGACCGACTTCGCCAACGACGAGGCCGTCGGCTACCTCGCCGACCGCCTGGCCCGCCTCGGCGTCGAGGAAGAGCTGGTGAAGGCGGGCGCCCACTCGGGCGACGAGGTCGTCATCGGCCCCGTGGACGACGCGGTCGTCTTCGACTGGGAGCCGAGCCTCGCGACCGGCGCCGAGATGCTGGGCCGCCGTGGCGAGGACCACCGATTCGACGCCCCGCGTCCGGCCACTCAGCGGCGGCGCGAGCGGGATGTCGAGCGGGACGAGGCGGAGGAGGAGTACGACGCCTTCAAGCCGTTCTGA